The region ttttgcggaggtatttcctgaggatgtaagtgatttaccgccggaacGTGAAGTTGAGCTTTCGATTGATTTGGtccctggaactagtcctgtatcgatggctccatataggatgtctgcttctgagttgaaaaagttgaagagtcaacttgaggatctgttggagaagaagtttattcgtcctagtgtatcaccgtggggtgcacctgttttgttggtcAGGAAGAAGggaggttctatgaggctttgtgttgattatagacaactggaCAAAGTGATTAAGAACAggtatccacttccaaggattgatgatttgactgatcagttggttggagcttgtgtgtttattatttctctgttgtaatttttttttaaataaattttattataaaaattaaaaaatctgttttatttttattataaatccaTCTATTTCTTTATCTCTCTTTCTTTATCTCAAGGATTTTCGCTTCAGTTAGTTGTTGTGTATATTTCATTGATCATTGTGAATACCTACGAATTATAATTACATATTTAGTGTTTATCTAGCACTCTAGTTAACCGAGATCATGAGTGACACTAATAAGTTATACAAGACAGCTTTGGCAACCAATTGCTATGGAGTACATGCTATAATTTTCACTTTACAAGTTTTATTATTAGGGGAAACTCAAAATCTGAGATCCTAATGTTGGGTAAACTCGTGAGTATTGATCCTCTTGTCCTATTGCAGAGTCAATTCCCACCATAAAACCAGCACAGTTGTATTCAAATCCAACTATAGGTGATAATGATCTAATAAAGAAAGGAAATGAACATTTTAAGAACCTGTGTGGAACAACCTAAGGGCAACAGATAGAAAATCATTCTGCGAAACTCCATCTTTCCTGAACAATGAACAATTATGAATATCTCCTCAATCACCAAATCATTTAATCACATTGTGGATTTAAGGATGTACATAAGCACGTATGTACATATAGGCTAAACTAAAGAGCCCCAAGACATTATAACTCAACTAACTCATTAATTTGGATTACATTTGAACCTTGAAAGGAGTAAAATTTGCTTAAATCGGCTTCTTGCACTGTTAAAggatatatttaatattaatcagCCAGAAAAATCTGAACAATAGCTTAACAAAAATCATGTACCAAATTAATGGGTCACTAGTTAGCCCGCGCAAAACTGAAACAGTTGGTACAAAATCAACAACCAACACAACAAAGGTGAAAGCTTTATGCTTTAAATCCCAATTTCTTGCAAGCAAGTCAAACTTTACAATAAGCAATATTTCTTAGACGCCTTTAACTGTAACATGATCTCATGTTCAGACTAGGACTACAAAACTTTTCATGGTTTAGATAACAAAGAAAAAGAATGTTACAACAATTACTCTTATATCACACCCTAGACTGAAACAAAACATATATGACCCTTTCTTAAGTGCAAAAGGGAGTAGATATCAACATATTGTCCATGCAATACATTTAACCAACTATCAATCCTTTCATTAGTGCAAAAGGGAGTAGATATCCACAGAGTAATATGTATATGCTTATATCTGTTTGTAGAAAAGAACATAGGCCTGATCATGCAGCACCTTATTTGTTCCAATGGCAAAGACAGATGCGTCATCAAATCGTAGCCACCGACCATTTGGATACTGTGCATCAGCTGTGTAGTGTCCTTTTGAAGGCTCCCTTCCATGATGAGTAATTGTAGCGACAAGTTCATATTTTCGACCCTGCATAAGCATCAAAGTCAGTCAACATTTATGCCCTCTTTTAATTATGACCATTAATTAAGCCTCCCATGTCCAGCTAAAATATACTCATGCAGTTTTTTAAGATAAGATGTTGAcattttcacacatattaagaaatgtAATCATTGTTGTATGGAAAAGAGAGAATAAAGAATTTTACAATATTGTTCTTCATTATTTGTATtggataaataaatttaaatatttgaaagaaTAGAGAACAATAAATATTTAATGgtacaaaaggaaaaaaaaataataattcataGGTATTGTAAAACAGCTTataatttgatataatttttttccaaagcaacttataataaaaaacagaggaCAACTATTCTAGAGAGCAGTCAAAGATAAATCATATTGGGTTCACAAACATTTTTTATTGCCTTCACAAAAACCAACTGACCATTATTTTTTATTGACTAACTTGAATTTTGAGCACTCACTTAAGAGGCAAAACTCTCCCGGCAGCTTTGTTTATTTTTCATTCAAGAGACTCAGATGATTGCTTAGCAAAAGCCAAGCAACTTATTTTACCAACAAGTTTAAGTTACCTAGTCAGCAGTCCCAGCATAAAAATAtcacaaacagtaaataaatcttcCGGAGTGATAGGGGGAGTACTTTAAAGCGGTGTACAGTTTGCAATGATAGTAAAGATAagtcatgtttttttttaaagttatcaTAACTGTTTTGTGAAGCACCAAAAGCAATCTCAATAgaataaaaaaagaataaatctTAAAATTGTGTAAAGGagatttttaacaaaaatattgaCAACTCAATCCTTGTAAAGTTAATTCCCACAAAATTAGAAGTGCATCATTGAGAATACAGCAGGTTGTATTCTAGCAACCAGAAAAGGAAGCTTGCATTTAACATCATAATCCAGGTAaaggttatttttatttatgttcaaGATGTCTGTATGGACTGGAATAATAAGACATACCTCGGTAGATGGTGAAACAAGCAGGTCACGACCCAATATCAACTCAAGAGGAAAGTACACGGGCTTAAGCAACTTGGTGCTTCCCTGGCTTCCATAACCAAATCGCATCAAGTGCAAAATCATTACTTTAGGAAGTGTCTGTATCTGTATAGATTTTTTTGCAGTCCTTGCCTgaaataaaatatcaattttattagCAGTAATACATAATATTACCCAGCACAACCATAGGACATCATTGTTCAGTACAAAGCAGTTATTCAGCAGTTATTTCATTTTGATTACCAATATTTGGACTTCCTATGCAGCAAAATTACTAATTACTAACGGGGAATATGCAGATAAGAAAACCATAAAAGGCAACACTGTAGTTGGCCTCTTCCATAAATTGCATTGTGGAGTGGATACATCATTTTGATATCAGTTGCAATTCCACTGACTGTATCACGcatatgaatgtatgaattcaGGTACTGGGTTGATAGGATAAAGCTAATACTTTAACTGAGGTAGATGACCATGTGTACCACATAACTAACAACCCAGAGTAGGAAACGCCAACTCTTTAGTATAATCCATGCATGCATCATACTCCACTCATCAAAATTCTTATTCCTTATGAAAATTGTAAATGCTAGCTTTAATAATAATGTATGTTAAAGGGAAAATACCTTTCCAGTGACTGATGTTCGGTACCCTTCAAGAGTTTCTGGTGCAGAAAACAAGTGCAGGGCATCCTCAATGGTGTGAACAGCATCAGGGTGAATGTCAAGATGAAGCAAGCGATATGGTTGAACAGTGGCAGATCTATTTCctaaaaagaggaaaaaaatagACATATGGATATGATTGTTTTCATTTAAGCTATGTTTGATAAGAAAATATCAACTATCTAATAGAGAATGCACTAGCCAACTGATTGAATGTGTAGTGTTTGAAAATTTAGTGGTTGAACTAGCTGATGATTATGAAAAGacataaaaagatatttttaattaAGGTATCAAAGGTAAAATTGAGAAACTAATGAGAAACTATGCTCAAACACTACTTGAAGTCAGTGTTGTCGATGGCAGATGGCGGTCCATGGCGGAGAGACAAAATCCCGCCATATCGGCCGCTTTGCAGCGCCGTTATTGCGGATTATGGCGGAAAAACCCGCAATAGCGGCCAACATTTACCATTGCGGAGAGCCCAAAAACCGCAATGTATATCCATCATAGCACCGCAATTTGACAACACTGCTTGAAGTATCTTATATAAAAATGCTACAAGCTAGTAAAAAAGCCATAAGCTCATGGGAAAAAAATTAGTAACACATAGGTCTATTTTGGTCTTATAAGCAATAAGCTATAAACCATAAGCTCAAAACATTTTTCTTTTGCATCCCGGAAGCTCTATTATGAAAATAGCAATGAAGGTGACTTGCAGCGAGGGAAAATACTGTGGAACTTCAAAATCACAAGTCACAACTACAAAACATAATGCAACTGAAGTGACAGACAGACTAGATGAAATTCCACAACACTGTGATGGTATACTATAATAAGTGAAGATAAAAAATGAACTCTATAACTAAGCACGCGATATAAAAGTTATATCTCGTACCTTTAGTTCTAACCAAACTTTGGAGTTGTCCtccaaaaatatcatttaatTCTGAGGGAATAAAGCTTTGAGTCCTAGTAACAGCAGATTTATTCTTTGGCCCCACTGTTTCCCATTCATCATCTTCCACAGAAGAAACTAGAAAAGATTTGCTACCATTAAGACTTGAAGATTGTCCTTCAAGCTTCAGTAATTCGTCATGCATTTGATCCATTACAAAGCTCAGAAATTCCTGAGCATCTTCTTGCCTGAAAGTGGCGCGTCATTATCACAAATATCATGAAAATTACAAGCAAATATCACAAAACCAATTACATCATACCTAAGCATTTGATTGCATGGCACACTTATAAATGACCAAATAACTTGCTGAATCGGTGTATAAATTCCAGGACAAGAAGGTTCATTAAATAATTGTATACTTGTGAAATAatagaaatatttaaaaagaagaagaaaagctaTTGAAGGTTGTATCTATAAATGCAAACTCCTTTAAAAAAAGGGTGCAACAATTATAAATTCTAATCCTCTGTATAGAAAACTATAATAAAGTCCCTGCATAGGTATGCTAAAGATTACAAAAATTACCATTTCTCAGTTATTTTCTTGAAGAAAAATTAAGCTTGTACTTGTATTACATGATTACAGTTTAAAATGGTCACATATATATGCCaaggaaatttcaaaaattagcaTACACATAGGTTTTCATGACATgaccataaatatcctgattgtAGTCAAAAAATTCAATGATTCGATGAAAAACTGGTTAGGGAATGTACATATTTGAAAGTTTTTCGATGGCAGGCAGGGAAGAGTAACTTAAAATttcattaaattaaaaattaatttgtcacCAACCTTGGTCTTCCTGAAATGCTATTTGGCACATCCGGAGTAAAATTTTTCAGAACATCTTCAAACATAACAGGGCAAAATGCCCGTCCAAACTCAAAAGAATCTGTATCTTTCTTCTTTAATTTTATTCCGCTTGGCATGTCAAATTGAGTTACGAACTCGGCAAATGCTTTAAGCGTGGGATAGCCAACCTAAAAAGTTACACGGTAATAAGCATGCAGTATCAATTTCTGATCTTTTTTAGTTACAAGGTAAGTCAAAACACATACAACGATTCAATATCTAAGAGAAAATTTATCTGCTAAATATAACATTTTAATTCAGTTTTTATGTGCTCATTGATTGTCATGCTGCCCATGAGCTAATCTAAATTATCAAACAGCAATATTAATTGATATTTGCGGCAGAAGAAAAACTACCTTAGGAATGTTGCGAGTTCTTAACTCCTGCAAAAGCTGAACAAAAGGAGAACAAACCAAGAGAGCCTGCACGGTTGCACTAAGGAAGCATAAATTCCCAGAGTTAATAAGGCCTCGAGGCAGCAGTTCCTTAACATCCATTACAGCATGCCCATTAGGTGCCTTTTTCATGTCTTCATCAAATAACTTCGAAGTATCATCACTGCTGCCATTTTTTAAGGCACTCTTCAAACATTCAGTCCCTGAACCATCCAGGCTCAAATTTGTAAAATGGTTTGCACTCGCAGTACCATTTTCATGAAGTAGTGTAACAGAAGGCACATGATGTTCTTTAACACTGTTTGCACTAGTGATACCTGAGGGACTAGAAGAGACTTTAGTGGTACTGCCATTCTCTTTAATAGTTTCGGATACCTTAGGTATGTTAGCACTGACACCATTCACTCCATTAAGTTTCTGAGAATCAGGGAGAGGAACAAGATTTTGAGAATCAGGGAAAGGAACATTTTTTGGTGCTTTTGGTGACTTTGGCAGGTCGCTTGATTCAACAACAGAATTCAGAGAACCAAATTGCAGCTGATTCTTCTCAACAGGCTTATCATTTCTCCCCGAAGACTTCTTTACCCTCAGCAATTTGGTTTCATCTTCAGTAAATGAGCCAAATAGTAGAACCTGCTTACAAACCCATAAACAAAATTAGCATTTTCAACAATATGAAATTTAAAACATTTCAATATACATTtggaacaaaaacaaaacaatatataACATTACAATAAAACAATATACTAAAATTCAACAACAAaaagattaataataataaaaccctaattaggtATTAATGCATTCATCAAGCAATTCACACCACCAACAGAAACAGGAGATCTAAATGAAAAAACAAGCCCAAACCAAGATAacattaacattaaaaaaaacaaccTTTGACCAATTGTTTGCAAAACAATCACGTAGTTCCCAGCTTCAACAAACAAcagtcaattttaaaaaaaaaaaaaaaaaaacaatatcatACAAAAATATAGAATGGTTATAGCAAGAATGGAACCTTAGAATTGCTCATGTTGCTGAAGAGAAGGAAGTTGAAGAGGCAATAAGGTAAAATTGAATATGAATTGAAGAGTGTGAAAGAGAGGGGAAGGTTTGTTGTGTATAGAGAAGGGAGGGAAATCGAAATTGAAATCAAAAAGTAGGGTTTTTGGAGACCCTGGAAGAGCAGAGGCGGTAATTGAAGACATGAAAGGGGAAAAGGGTTAGAaggggagagaaagagagagcaaTAAACAAAGGAACCCTCCCCGTTTGAGCTTTGGTATCAGCAAGACGGAGCATCGacaagaagaggaagatgaagaaaaaaagagGCGTGTATAATGAATGAATGATAGACAGTTTTGGTTTTGGCTTGGAGTTAGGGTTACGAAAAGATGAAAGGTAGTAATGTTTTTGCTTGGGACTATTGAGGTTCTATGTATATTATTGGTCCCTTCTTGGGCCCCATTATTTTCACATTAGATCATCTCCTCTAACTCtagtttattttgttaattttaatttgttttctctcttctttatcTATGAtatttttctaattatttaagAGATTAAGCTTaagtgattaattaatttaaagaaTTTGAGTTTGAATTTTAGATGAAATAATTATGGATcaaaattgatttatattttgCTCAAAGCCTAAATTATTAGTAAGAAGAAGGTTTACACCAAAAATTCATCGACTATATTTCTCTTTCCTCTctcattctttctctttttttcttttttctagtTACTTTTATCATCCTATGCATCTTTCTATTTGTCCATCTATTATCTCTCGTTCTCTTCTTTTgtctattttctttctcttttcattcttgttattatttataaaatatcatgcaagtttaaaaaacgtaaatatttataatgtattttcTCTAAAATAAAGTATAAGCTTAAGAATTTGATGACTGGAACAAGACAATCCAATAGGTTCAGGTGGAAGGTCATGCAACAAGATACATTGAATCGGTCTTTTATCTTTGATCGGAGGCGCAATGACCAAATACAGAGAATGGTGGAGGTCCAGGTGGTGACATGTTCGAAGGGCCAGTCTACTTGGTGTAGAGGACAGGTCGCGGAGAGAGGAATTTGAAAATGGCTATTTGGTGTTTCTGTGAAATGCATGTTTGAATTAAagtacaaatatatacacaatgatATTAAATATGAAGCTTTAATTACGAGGTTATAAATACTCTTTTAACATTGGAAAAAAGAATATCAAAATATTATGAGATTATGTTAAGATATGTTAGGTCATATGGAATTTATATGGTCCCTATAGATATGTTAGGTCATTGTGTTAAGATAAATATGTTTTGTACCTAATGCACAAAAAAGATGTCATGACTAATGACATGATCACAAAAGATTGGATAGTGAAAATAATTCAATATTTAAAAAACCCTAGTACTAAAATATATAAGAGTTTGAAGAGTCAAGTATCTAAAATGTGTTCTTATgagaaagtatatatatatagataataTATAAATGGTAACTTGGAAAAATGTCTAAATGTTAATGAGGCTTATTCAACTCAAGAAGAAGTACATGAAGGCATGTAAGGAGTTGATCAATCGTAAGACAAAAAGAAATGGGTattacattaataaaaaaaagtatattaGTCAATATGATCAAGGATTGTATCACTTTTTATACGCCATGTGAACAATGTCAAAAACACAAACACGTTAAAAATCTACCAGCAATTTTAGACAATTATAAAGTCGTGGTCAATCAGAGAGTAGGCAGTTAATTTGATTTGTATAACTTTCCCATATTCTTTTAAAGGTCATAAGTATATCTTACTTACAGTTgattatttcacaaaatgggtagaaagCATTCATTTTAATGATATTACACGAGATGGTgtgattaattttatataaatgtattgTGTGCACAATTGGCATACGCTTAAAAATCATTATAGATGAAGAGTATGTGTTCTTTAGAAAGAATTTTATTGAATATGTtgaatcaagaaaaatcaaaataCTAATTTTTACTCCTTATTATACCCAAGCAAATTGCCAAATCAAAATTATGAACCAAATAGTCATAAGTTTGATTAAAAAACTTACAAAAGAAAAtccaaataattaaattaataatatggaTCGAATTGTATGGGTCTACAAAATGTCTATGAGAAgagaaacaaaatataatttggtTTATGGTca is a window of Vicia villosa cultivar HV-30 ecotype Madison, WI unplaced genomic scaffold, Vvil1.0 ctg.004005F_1_1, whole genome shotgun sequence DNA encoding:
- the LOC131641748 gene encoding ubiquitin carboxyl-terminal hydrolase 24-like, whose amino-acid sequence is MSNSKVLLFGSFTEDETKLLRVKKSSGRNDKPVEKNQLQFGSLNSVVESSDLPKSPKAPKNVPFPDSQNLVPLPDSQKLNGVNGVSANIPKVSETIKENGSTTKVSSSPSGITSANSVKEHHVPSVTLLHENGTASANHFTNLSLDGSGTECLKSALKNGSSDDTSKLFDEDMKKAPNGHAVMDVKELLPRGLINSGNLCFLSATVQALLVCSPFVQLLQELRTRNIPKVGYPTLKAFAEFVTQFDMPSGIKLKKKDTDSFEFGRAFCPVMFEDVLKNFTPDVPNSISGRPRQEDAQEFLSFVMDQMHDELLKLEGQSSSLNGSKSFLVSSVEDDEWETVGPKNKSAVTRTQSFIPSELNDIFGGQLQSLVRTKGNRSATVQPYRLLHLDIHPDAVHTIEDALHLFSAPETLEGYRTSVTGKARTAKKSIQIQTLPKVMILHLMRFGYGSQGSTKLLKPVYFPLELILGRDLLVSPSTEGRKYELVATITHHGREPSKGHYTADAQYPNGRWLRFDDASVFAIGTNKVLHDQAYVLFYKQI